From a region of the Daphnia magna isolate NIES linkage group LG1, ASM2063170v1.1, whole genome shotgun sequence genome:
- the LOC116931445 gene encoding calcium-activated chloride channel regulator 1 translates to MFFKPTMGVGLAVLCLAVNVGSSFIKLGQQGYENVVVRVNDDVPSTDCVKIIDRIQVMMQEASNAMCKALDNRAYLGNVTILVPLNWTADGNCLVDSSITWPRIHQADFIVGQDHPAYGSRPFSLQYGGCGVSSLGSVHLPLSFLNGASAKGVAIAHEWVHYRYGVFDEIGINGDPLYPNGYQITQTESSILPTSCTNVPLKGNWLGNEWQNSYDNDNVTSSIMFSTELPTINRLCTKDDHLKAPPTKQNWLCGGRSVSEIVYSHSDFISNSQSMICNQTRFSVATDTHRGYHIVLDVSSAMVLNNLMEKAKFAASHFIWYLPEGSFVSVDTFGDSYSKVQEPIELNMTTKNSVLASLDKIQETSGNTAALGLALDNAVQMFHQGMEIIFVTAAQQVPSNFSIYVEEFRRHLIAPHILALSVQTSKLFSPLARDGWLYSIPTWTKTPLVAGTKHWNPQTWIIDTMQSIYSRMRSYRAKIEERTIQLLSGWTNGTFQLDSPATNLLFSFYHLDDGNAMNFRKGFLFSPLNEECSILLVKEISLYTADCQITTFEKGTWSYFIDVTGSSMVRMDVWFEANSISPVKVESWTNSFQNQPINWATGRVIVYALVTEQQRAVSGLNPVVHLIGDNATDVIISVTLNENNPSDVTKGDGIYSAQLINLPRYSTHFSYILEIIGGTGTVDFGILNGHPSAGSSIPSSQPTPRPTSFNRYVYGGSFQLIYPYDGRDVFPPGRITNLAILNFNSNNSTMELNWTGPKDDYDASTNYIKWFAITGEDDGTPGVETSYFNGTIQPLPGSLDRMTYTINVPKTNKSRNVYYRVYGMDTSGNKGQSSNIATVYVPAIIFPIDPEDEPQLLPAALFWFLIGLACVCLLLLVAIAIVFVRRQLDARKRKAMAADWIQIGETTLDLKAPNSSKETARKSEPEVPDFHANSTPSPRRSNEYFSSRWSDNSYSAGSEVYQQPERIFTTARIEAPADSKVHERPPLRPGLSTYSFGGDWAGNASPPMNVTPSPKKVPPPPPQRKFFAYPSDMSNSENKMKRTLQFGDIDNTPLASSPSYLAAQLKKEPYRGDQQMLKSYSEQTLTSASNSSLSRFGIILGADSEASLV, encoded by the exons atgtttttcAAACCGACAATGGGCGTTGGCTTGGCCGTCTTATGTCTGGCCGTCAATGTCGGATCGTCTTTCATCAAACTCGGCCAGCAAGGCTACGAAAATGTTGTAGTGCGCGTTAACGACGATGTTCCCAGCACCGATTGCGTCAAAATTATCGATAGGATTCAG GTAATGATGCAAGAGGCTTCTAACGCCATGTGTAAAGCTCTAGACAATCGAGCTTATCTGGGGAATGTCACTATACTGGTGCCATTAAACTGGACGGCCGATGGAAATTGTTTGGTGGATTCTTCCATTACGTGGCCGAGGATTCATCAAGCGGATTTTATTGTGGGTCAAGATCATCCCGCTTACGGTAGTCGGCCATTCAGTTTGCAATACGGTGGATGTGGGGTCAGTTCGTTGGGATCCGTTCATCTACCACTTAGTTTTCTTAACGGAGCGTCTGCTAAAG GTGTTGCCATCGCGCACGAATGGGTCCACTATCGTTACGGAGTCTTTGACGAGATTGGAATCAATGGGGATCCTTTATATCCGAATGGCTATCAAATAACACAGACGGAATCTTCCATCTTGCCCACCAGTTGTACAAATGTTCCGCTAAAAGGCAATTGGCTTGGAAA CGAATGGCAGAACAGCTACGACAATGACAACGTCACATCTTCCATCATGTTTAGCACTGAATTACCAACC aTCAATCGTTTGTGCACGAAAGATGACCACCTGAAAGCGCCTCCAACTAAGCAGAATTGGCTCTGTGGGGGTCGCAGCGTTTCTGAAATTGTCTACAGCCATTCCGATTTTATCAG TAATAGCCAATCAATGATCTGCAATCAAACCCGGTTCAGTGTGGCCACCGATACCCATCGCGGTTATCACATCGTTTTGGACGTTTCTTCAGCGATG GTGCTCAATAATCTTATGGAAAAGGCCAAGTTTGCCGCCTCGCATTTCATTTGGTACTTGCCCGAAGGCTCGTTCGTTTCCGTCGACACTTTTGGCGATAGCTATTCAAAGGTGCAAGAGCCGATTGAGCTTAACATGACGACCAAAAACTCGGTGTTGGCTAGTCTGGATAAAATACAAGAGACCAGTGGCAATACAGCAGCACTGGGTCTTGCCCTTGACAACGCAGTTCAA ATGTTCCACCAAGGTATGGAGATTATTTTTGTAACAGCTGCACAGCAAGTACCTTCGAATTTCAGCATTTATGTCGAAGAATTTCGACGCCATTTGATTGCGCCACACATTCTGGCGCTGAGCGTTCAAACTTCCAAACTATTTTCGCCTTTGGCTCGTGACGGTTGGCTCTATTCGATTCCTACCTGGACTAAAACGCCATTGGTGGCGGGGACTAAACACTGGAACCCCCAAACGTGGATCATTGATACAATGCAATCCATCTACAGCCGAATGCGATCCTATCGAGCAAAG ATTGAGGAACGAACGATCCAATTGCTTTCTGGATGGACTAACGGCACTTTCCAACTCGATTCACCTGCAACTAATttgctgttttcattttatcatCTCGACGATGGGAACGCCATGAACTTCAGGAAAGGATTTCTATTCAGCCCTCTAAACGAAGAGTGTTCCATTTTACTTGTCAAAGAAATCTCACTGTACACGGCAGATTGTCAGATCACCACCTTCGAG AAAGGGACGTGGTCCTACTTCATTGATGTGACTGGGTCCAGTATGGTTCGGATGGACGTTTGGTTCGAGGCTAATTCCATCAGCCCAGTCAAAGTCGAAAGCTGGACCAACTCTTTCCAGAACCAACCGATTAACTGGGCAACTGGGCGTGTGATCGTCTATGCTTTAGTGACAGAACAGCAAAGAGCGGTTAGCGGTTTGAATCCCGTCGTTCATTTAATCGGTGACAACGCAACGGACGTCATCATCAGCGTTACTCTGAACGAAAACAATCCGTCGGACGTGACGAAAGGCGATGGAATCTATTCGGCCCAGCTGATCAATTTGCCTCGTTATTCAACCCACTTTTCTTACATCCTCGAGATCATCGGTGGCACTGGGACTGTTGATTTTG GTATTTTAAATGGACATCCCTCGGCTGGTAGTTCGATTCCGTCCAGCCAGCCGACACCTCGTCCGACTAGTTTTAACCGCTACGTTTACGGAGGCAGTTTTCAATTGATTTATCCATATGACGGTCGTGATGTCTTTCCTCCTGGACGAATCACCAACTTGGCTATCCTTAATTTTAATTCAAACAACTCAACAATGGAGTTGAATTGGACGGGCCCAAAAGACGATTACGATGCATCCACCAATTACA TCAAATGGTTTGCAATTACTGGAGAAGATGATGGAACACCTGGTGTAGAAACAAGTTATTTTAACGGGACTATCCAGCCATTGCCGGGCTCTCTAGACCGAATGACTTACACGATTAATGTTCCCAAAACGAACAAGAGCCGCAACGTGTATTATCGCGTTTACGGGATGGATACATCTGGCAATAAAGGCCAATCATCCAACATAGCCACAGTTTACGTTCCAGCTATCATCTTTCCAATCGATCCCGAAGATGAACCGCAATTATTACCCGCAGcattgttttggtttttgatCGGTTTGGCTTGCGTGTGTCTGCTCCTTCTCGTTGCCATCGCCATTGTTTTCGTTCGTCGTCAACTTGATGCTCGAAAGAGGAAAGCAATGGCTGCCGATTGGATTCAAATTGGGGAAACGACGTTAGATCTCAAAGCGCCGAATAGCAGCAAGGAAACAGCGAGAAAGAGCGAACCAGAAGTGCCCGATTTTCACGCTAATTCAACTCCATCCCCACGACGATCgaatgaatatttttcttccaGATGGTCTGATAATAGTTACTCTGCTGGATCAGAAGT GTATCAACAACCTGAAAGGATTTTCACTACCGCAAGGATCGAAGCACCGGCAGATTCTAAAGTCCATGAGCGTCCACCTTTACGACCAGGTCTTTCTACTTACAG TTTCGGTGGCGATTGGGCTGGCAACGCATCGCCACCAATGAATGTTACCCCGAGTCCAAAGAAGGTGCCTCCTCCACCACCGCAACGTAAGTTCTTTGCGTATCCATCGGACATGAGCAACAgcgagaacaaaatgaagagGACGTTGCAGTTTGGAGATATCGACAACACCCCATTAGCATCTTCCCCATCTTACCTCGCAGCCCAGTTGAAAAAG GAACCCTACCGAGGAGATCAACAGATGCTCAAATCTTATTCCGAGCAAACATTAACAAGCGCAA GCAACTCATCGTTAAGTAGATTTGGAATAATCCTGGGAGCTGACAGCGAGGCGTCACTCGTTTAG
- the LOC116931442 gene encoding proline-rich receptor-like protein kinase PERK2: protein MVPIEKDKEDVDSNKRPTPYSLPPKPNWKSLFNGTQILPQKLSMLRPSELKVSNKPPPLQNVISPISPESPSTSAQTFPVPMPRKTSSSDSTPHTPVPLPRTIFNLPPIDSTSVLLGRSTSLPTERKEPQVKLRLAHSLSDPPNQPVKKDDPGPALPKSPITTPLEDLNEEEDGDTWL, encoded by the coding sequence ATGGTGCCCATCGAGAAGGATAAAGAAGATGTTGATTCCAATAAACGGCCAACACCTTATTCATTACCACCCAAACCCAATTGGAAGTCCTTGTTCAACGGTACCCAAATCCTTCCACAAAAGTTGTCCATGTTACGTCCCTCCGAACTCAAAGTGTCCAACAAACCGCCTCCGTTGCAGAATGTCATCAGTCCGATATCACCTGAATCGCCATCTACATCGGCCCAAACATTCCCAGTTCCTATGCCGAGGAAAACGAGTTCCAGTGACTCGACGCCACACACGCCCGTGCCTCTTCCTCGCACAATATTCAACTTGCCACCGATCGATTCGACTTCAGTGCTACTAGGAAGAAGCACCAGCCTTCCAACAGAGAGAAAAGAGCCCCAAGTGAAGCTGAGATTGGCTCACAGCCTGTCCGATCCGCCCAATCAGCCCGTGAAAAAAGACGATCCAGGGCCGGCCCTTCCAAAATCGCCCATAACGACACCTTTGGAAGATCTAAACGAAGAGGAAGACGGAGATACGTGGCTTTGA
- the LOC116931443 gene encoding endocuticle structural glycoprotein SgAbd-3: MSVPASNTFLRLFTEDQQSNSPVQPKQKMKFIIAIAFLAVALAAPQGDKKPIEIVSSNSEMNADGSYSFAFESADGTKVSESGSQKQVGPKPEDIGTVSKGSYSYTSPDGVVLTVNWVADENGFQATGDHLPTPPPMPEHVVKMLADLKAAGVL; encoded by the exons ATGTCGGTACCAGCATCAAACACTTTCCTTCGTCTGTTTACAGAAGATCAGCAGAGCAATTCACCTGTTCAacctaaacaaaaaatgaaattc ATCATCGCTATCGCTTTCTTGGCCGTGGCCCTCGCCGCACCCCAAGGAGATAAGAAGCCCATCGAAATCGTGTCATCCAATAGCGAAATGAACGCCGATGGCAGCTATTCTTTTGC TTTTGAGAGCGCCGATGGAACCAAAGTTTCGGAGAGTGGCAGTCAGAAACAGGTGGGTCCTAAACCTGAAGACATTGGCACAGTTTCCAAAGGATCTTACTCCTACACCTCCCCCGATGGCGTTGTCCTTACCGTCAACTGGGTCGCCGATGAGAATGGATTCCAGGCAACTGGAGACCATTTACCTACACCTCCGCCGATGCCTGAACACGTCGTCAAGATGCTCGCTGACTTGAAAGCCGCCGGTGTTCTGTAA
- the LOC116931440 gene encoding cuticle protein 19 — translation MKFFLLATLFTIAAANSYRAAEHAPKYVTPSYVPPKYEAATYAEVNYETAEPYEFGYVVKDTESYADFDHSEKRDGKVTTGTYRVQLPDGRVQIVTYKADSYGYTADVKFVGEAKYPEYVQSKYNSYSAPAYKAPAAPVYSAPAYKAPAPVKPAPQYKASTTPAPVYSKPVYKTPAPVYPTPAYEAPKYKATTTTAAPAYDVPTYIAPTYPSAPVY, via the exons ATGAAG TTCTTCCTCCTCGCCACTCTCTTTACTATTGCCGCCGCCAATTCTTACAGGGCCGCGGAACACGCACCAAAATACGTGACTCCTAGCTATGTACCTCCCAAATACGAGGCCGCTACATACGCCGAAGTCAACTATGAG ACTGCTGAACCTTACGAGTTTGGATACGTTGTGAAAGATACTGAATCCTACGCCGATTTTGATCACTCCGAGAAAAGGGACGGCAAAGTAACGACTGGCACTTACCGCGTTCAACTGCCCGACGGCCGTGTTCAAATCGTTACCTACAAAGCCGATAGCTACGGCTACACGGCTGATGTCAAGTTCGTAGGCGAAGCCAAATATCCGGAATACGTCCAGTCCAAATACAACAGCTACTCTGCCCCAGCTTACAAGGCACCCGCTGCCCCCGTTTACTCTGCTCCAGCCTATAAGGCTCCCGCACCAGTTAAACCTGCTCCTCAATACAAAGCCTCCACTACCCCTGCTCCCGTTTACTCCAAACCAGTCTACAAGACTCCCGCCCCTGTCTACCCTACACCAGCCTACGAAGCTCCAAAATACAAAGCAACCACCACCACTGCTGCCCCAGCCTACGATGTCCCAACGTACATCGCCCCTACCTACCCATCAGCTCCAGTTTATTAA